The genome window GCGGAATGTTCCTGCATGCAGGGTGGCGGTGTCCCCTGTGCTCGTCCTCCCCTGCACGTCACCGGGGTCGGCTCCACACCCTTCTGCACCCTGTTCAGCATGGGcttcccctcttttccccctcCAGATCCGGAAAGGTCCATCTGCCTCCTCGGTGCCCTTCCCTCCATCCTCCCCGCTGCTGACCTGCCCGCCTGATGGTGCCCGACACATGGTGACGTATCAGGGACCGGGAGCAACCCTTGGGGTGGGGAGACTCCAGACCCTgtgtggggatggggctgggcaggccTTGACactgctcctctcctctccagaGCAAGCTGGACCGGCATGGCAGCGGCACTGACAGTGACTATGACAACACACAGGCCGGTGAGGTTCTGATCAGGTgagtggtggggctgggggctgcagcagggtatgtggggacacagggacagggggctGATTCTGACCCAGGGCGGTTGGTTGGTCCCTGCAGCATGGAGGGGAAGCGGTATGTGGAGCTGAGCAAGGATGAGGATTTCCCCCACGAGCTGGACCCGCTGGACGGGGAGCTGGACCCTGGCCTGCCCAGCACGGAGGATGTCATCCTCAAAACTGAGCAGGTCACCAAGAacatccaggagctgctgcgGGCAGCACAAGAGTCCAAGCATGATAGGTAGGACTGAGGCACAGCCTCAGGGTCCTTCTGGACACCCAGACCAGGGGTGGAGCCATGTCTTGTCACCCTCCatggctggaagctgctgtcCTCCGTGTTGATCATCCTTTGTCCTTGCCCCCAGCTTCGTGCCCTGCTCAGAGAAGATCCACTCGGCTGTGACAGAGATGGCATCACTCTTCCCTAAGGTAGGAGGAGCGGTgtgtccctggggcagctgtggTCCCCACCAGACACTGTCAGCCCCCTGAGCACAGGTTCTGATGCCGGTCCTGTGCCCTGCCACAGAAACCAGCACTGGAGACGGTGCGGAGCTCCCTGCGGCTGCTCAACGCCAGCGCCTACCGGCTGCAGAGCGAGTGCCGCAAGACCGTGCCCCCCGAGCCCGGCGCCACCGTGGACTACCAGCTGCTGACCCAGCAGGTCATCCAGTGTGCCTACGACATCGCCAAGGCCGCCAAGCAGCTGGTCACCATCACCACTCGTGAGAAGAAGCAGTGAGCGCCGGCCCGcgtcccccccatgtccccaggccCCCGCACTCTCCATGTCTCCCTTCCCTCCGGCAGCAGCCGGCACCTGGGGCGAGCATGGCTGCAAGTGGCCTTTTTGGGGAGCCGAGGTGCGGGGTTCCTCGTACCCCCGGGCCATCAAGGAGCTGGTGTTCAGCCTGCGGGGTAGGTGCCTGCATCCATCCCCCTGTacagccccctgcccaccccgCGGCGCGCGCCTAACTTATCCTGTACATAGCCTCTGTAGCTCTCTGTGGCGGCGGTGGCCTCGTACCCCCACTCCCCACAAAACCCCTCTCTGGGTGGCCGGTACCCCCGAGGCCACCCACGGCATTACACTGGACTGGGGCGCCCGCGGGCCCCCCCTCCCCGGGCGTCCTGAACCCCTCCCCGGGCGTCCTGCCCCGTGCCGGGGCCGCACTCCCCACTGTAAGATGTGTCCTTGTACATTTGTATCAATAAAGGTGTGAGCATTGCACGGGCCCCGGCTCCTGCGCCCATGGAGGGTCTGTGGCTGCAGGGGCTTCAACCCCTGCGGCGCCAGGCAGGGCTTGGCCACGTGTCCCTCCCGTTTCACCCAGTCCCCTTGGCCCTGCTGGCGGCCGCTCACGCCATCcccggcacagccctgctgtttgcccagccccggggccgggctTTCCCAGCACGGCCCCGCCGTCGCTCTGCGAGCCGCCGACCATCGGGGCTGCCGGCGGAGGCTCCTGCCGCCTCCATGCTGTCCCCGGAGGCTTTGGTGGCCGCAGCCGCCGTGCTCATGGGGCTGGGCCTCCTGGCTTGGCGCCTTTgggcagggaggctggaggTGCCTGGAGACGTGGGagaggaggacgaggacgatgaggaggaggaggaggaggaggaggggatcCCCTTCATGGCCGAGGAGGGCTCGGGGCACTGCCGGCTGCTGTGCAAGCCCTCGGCTCTGGCCCAGCACCTGGTGCGGAGCTTGGGGCGGTCAGCGGCGCTGCGGGGGGGACGCTGGCCGTGGCCGTGCTGGCCCCAGCTCCAGATGctgtggcagctcctgcagccacctGAGCCGGAGCCGCTGGTGGCCCgtgagctcctgcagctctctgacGCTGGGCTGGTGGCCCTGGACTGGTTGGTGGGGCCGTGGGGGGCTGTGGGTGGCGGCGGGGGGGTCtccagcccagtgctgctgctcattCCCAACGCTGCCGGGAAGGTGACgggggggctgctgcagctggggctgcgggCGCTGGAGCGGGGCTTCATCCCCGTCATCTTCAACCGCCGGGGCCACAACGGCTGCCCCCTCACCACCCCCCGGCTCCAGCCCTTCGGGGACCCCGGGGACCTGCGGGAGGCTGTGACCTACCTGCGGTGCCGGCACCCGtctgcctctctgctggccgTCAGCGAGGGCTCGGGCTCGGGGCTGCTGCTCGCCTACCTGGGCGAGAGCGGCTCCTCCAGCCGCCTGGCCGCCGCCGCCTGCCTCTCCCCCATCTTCCGTG of Passer domesticus isolate bPasDom1 chromosome 19, bPasDom1.hap1, whole genome shotgun sequence contains these proteins:
- the ABHD15 gene encoding protein ABHD15, yielding MEGLWLQGLQPLRRQAGLGHVSLPFHPVPLALLAAAHAIPGTALLFAQPRGRAFPARPRRRSASRRPSGLPAEAPAASMLSPEALVAAAAVLMGLGLLAWRLWAGRLEVPGDVGEEDEDDEEEEEEEEGIPFMAEEGSGHCRLLCKPSALAQHLVRSLGRSAALRGGRWPWPCWPQLQMLWQLLQPPEPEPLVARELLQLSDAGLVALDWLVGPWGAVGGGGGVSSPVLLLIPNAAGKVTGGLLQLGLRALERGFIPVIFNRRGHNGCPLTTPRLQPFGDPGDLREAVTYLRCRHPSASLLAVSEGSGSGLLLAYLGESGSSSRLAAAACLSPIFRGRDWFEARMPWLYEWPLLLHLKQGLSRYAGALAEVVDMDRLLGSRSLRELEETLFCRTRSRPTSWESYWERNEPLRDADEAAVPVLCLCSADDPVRGPPARSLPTELFRSSPYFFLLLTPHGGHCGFPRRGPGRCWAHEAVLEYFRAMAEFLRTEERRKGLPRPRRWGGPPAEPPLFTWQRSYTR